Proteins from a genomic interval of Lolium perenne isolate Kyuss_39 chromosome 1, Kyuss_2.0, whole genome shotgun sequence:
- the LOC127347934 gene encoding probable F-box protein At4g22165, translated as MEACSVTRIMSLGHLDLTILHKLLALSPGSHMKFRKDPPLMEAETLVPNSYRKFRKDTLLMETGTVVEILDRKFREDPLLMETETVVQNSPELPLDVLMDIFAQLEIPDFIRAGSVCSAWRSAYTILHSQLVQYKRRQTPCLLYTSESVADNVACLYSLAEKRAYNITLPDPPIRSRYLIGSSHGWLVTADDKSELHLLNPITGQQIALPPVITIEHVKPILDDAGAISKYELWDDLDVEIHDLDKLRDCLYFRAFVFPDPSTGSYIVVLIIFPYRQLLFARVGDCKWTLLPPGEDYEQCIHMDGLLYAFTRTGQIDAFDLTGPTFPRNVIADEMENHISGMDGLMYVVQAPCGDLLQVCRGAEVTEDILVETDKIMVYKADMSAKKLVKMNGLHDHVLFLGRSQSQCLSAEQYPQLKTNCVYFTDDDTYISRYKNDRRDIGILNLENGGREEIASKLWCNWPNPIWITPNITRMNMGVYK; from the coding sequence ATGGAGGCGTGTAGTGTCACCAGGATAATGAGCTTAGGGCATCTGGACTTGACAATTTTGCATAAGCTGCTGGCTCTTTCTCCCGGTTCACACATGAAATTCAGAAAAGACCCGCCGCTGATGGAGGCCGAGACCTTGGTACCAAATTCGTACAGGAAGTTCAGAAAAGACACGCTGCTGATGGAGACCGGGACGGTGGTCGAAATTTTGGACAGGAAATTTAGAGAAGACCCATTGCTGATGGAGACCGAGACCGTGGTGCAAAATTCGCCGGAGCTGCCGCTGGATGTATTAATGGATATCTTTGCCCAACTAGAGATCCCTGACTTCATACGCGCTGGCTCTGTCTGCTCCGCCTGGCGCTCCGCATATACCATCCTACACAGCCAGCTTGTGCAGTACAAACGGCGCCAAACACCTTGCCTCCTCTACACCTCTGAGTCTGTTGCTGACAACGTAGCTTGTCTCTACAGCCTCGCTGAGAAGAGGGCCTACAATATTACTCTTCCGGATCCACCCATCCGTAGTAGGTATCTGATTGGGTCCTCCCATGGCTGGTTAGTTACCGCAGATGACAAGTCTGAGCTTCATCTTCTTAATCCGATAACTGGCCAACAGATAGCTCTCCCGCCCGTGATCACCATTGAGCATGTAAAGCCGATCTTAGACGATGCCGGTGCAATTAGTAAATATGAGTTGTGGGATGACTTGGATGTGGAAATACATGATCTAGACAAGCTCCGTGACTGCCTCTACTTCCGGGCATTTGTGTTTCCTGATCCATCTACGGGAAGCTACATTGTGGTTTTAATCATCTTTCCATACCGCCAGCTTTTGTTTGCAAGGGTAGGTGATTGTAAGTGGACCTTGCTGCCACCAGGTGAGGACTATGAACAATGCATCCACATGGATGGTCTATTGTATGCGTTCACAAGAACCGGGCAAATCGATGCTTTTGATCTCACTGGTCCTACCTTCCCGAGGAATGTTATTGCAGACGAGATGGAGAATCACATCAGTGGGATGGATGGGTTGATGTATGTTGTTCAGGCCCCATGTGGTGATCTATTGCAAGTTTGCAGGGGTGCTGAAGTCACAGAAGATATCCTGGTAGAGACTGACAAAATAATGGTATATAAAGCTGATATGTCAGCAAAAAAGCTTGTGAAAATGAACGGCTTGCATGATCATGTGTTGTTTCTTGGCCGTAGTCAGTCACAGTGCCTTAGTGCTGAACAATATCCGCAGCTGAAGACAAATTGTGTTTATTTCACTGATGACGATACATATATTTCGAGGTATAAGAATGATCGCCGGGATATTGGTATTCTCAACTTAGAAAATGGTGGCAGGGAAGAAATTGCATCCAAGCTTTGGTGCAACTGGCCAAATCCCATATGGATAACACCCAATATCACAAGGATGAACATGGGGGTGTACAAATAG